One genomic window of Manduca sexta isolate Smith_Timp_Sample1 chromosome 4, JHU_Msex_v1.0, whole genome shotgun sequence includes the following:
- the LOC115452401 gene encoding 40S ribosomal protein S7, with protein sequence MSTKILKAGGTEADSFETSISQALVELETNSDLKAQLRELYITKAKEIELHNKKSIIIYVPMPKLKAFQKIQIRLVRELEKKFSGKHVVFIGDRKILPKPSHKTRVANKQKRPRSRTLTSVYDAILEDLVFPAEIVGKRIRVKLDGSQLIKVHLDKNQQTTIEHKVDTFQSVYKKLTGREVTFEFPEPYL encoded by the exons ATGAGTACGAAGATCCTCAAAGCGGGCGGTACCGAAGCCGACTCCTTCGAGACTTCGATCTCGCAGGCGTTGGTCGAGTTGGAGACAAACTCTGACCTGAAGGCGCAACTTAGGGAGCTTTACATTACTAAGGCCAAGGAAATTGAACTGCACAACAAGAAG TCAATCATCATCTATGTGCCGATGCCCAAACTGAAGGCTTTCCAAAAGATCCAAATCAGATTGGTGCGTGAGCTGGAAAAGAAATTCAGCGGCAAGCATGTGGTGTTCATTGGAGACCGCAAGATCCTGCCCAAGCCCAGCCACAAGACACGCGTCGCCAACAAACAGAAGAGGCCGCGCTCCAG GACCCTGACTTCAGTGTACGATGCTATCCTGGAAGACCTTGTGTTCCCCGCTGAGATCGTCGGCAAGCGCATCAGGGTCAAGCTGGATGGTTCACAACTCATCAAGGTGCATCTAGACAAGAATCAACAGACCACCATTGAGCACAAG GTGGACACTTTCCAGTCTGTGTACAAGAAGCTGACGGGTCGCGAAGTCACCTTCGAGTTCCCCGAACCTTACTTGTAA
- the LOC115452402 gene encoding longitudinals lacking protein-like has product MGDQQFFLKWNDFQTNMVTSFRHLRDEKSFTDVTLACEGQTCKAHKMVLSACSPYFKSLLEENPSKHPIIILKDVSYLHLQAILEFMYAGEVNVSQEQLPAFLKTAARLKVKGLAEPPPQMPSIKREG; this is encoded by the exons ATGGGTGATCAACAATTCTTCCTGAAATGGAACGATTTCCAGACTAACATGGTGACATCATTCAGACATTTGAGGGACGAGAAAAGTTTTACAGAC gtGACGCTCGCGTGCGAGGGCCAAACGTGTAAGGCGCATAAAATGGTCCTCTCAGCGTGTAGtccttattttaaaagtttactagag GAGAATCCATCAAAGCACCCGATAATAATCCTGAAGGATGTATCGTACCTGCACTTGCAGGCGATCCTGGAGTTCATGTACGCGGGCGAGGTGAATGTGTCGCAGGAACAGCTGCCCGCCTTCCTCAAGACTGCCGCTAGACTTAAG GTAAAAGGACTGGCCGAGCCGCCGCCACAGATGCCGAGCATCAAGCGAGAAGGCTAA
- the LOC119188536 gene encoding LOW QUALITY PROTEIN: UDP-glucose 4-epimerase-like (The sequence of the model RefSeq protein was modified relative to this genomic sequence to represent the inferred CDS: deleted 2 bases in 1 codon) — MKPGCNGTTMHPAILVTGGAGYVGSHTVISLLENQSEADPFDIVVVDNLSNAYRAEGQKKPEALVRIEELTGKTIYFYHADIRDAKALSNIFENHKIDSVIHFAALKAVGESVQKPLEYYQANITGTCTLFETMRKYGVYKLVYSSSCTVYGEPQSLPMNEAHPTGDLTSPYGKSKYFCEEIMKDLCLSDQSWAIISLRYFNPVGAHHSGRIGEDPMGIPNNLMPYISQVAVGRLPELQVFGNDYKTVDGTGVRDYVHVADLADGHARALKLFRQPGFNGFHAINLGTGTGYSVLQMVKAFEEASGRSVPYRVVGRRAGDVAANYADVALAARLLAWRATRDLPDMCRDTWRWQRDNPKGYQA, encoded by the exons atgaagccTGGTTGTAACGG CACCACAATGCACCCGGCAATACTAGTGACTGGCGGCGCTGGGTACGTGGGCTCTCACACGGTGATATCTCTACTAGAGAACCAGAGCGAGGCAGACCCGTTCGACATCGTAGTGGTGGACAATTTGTCGAACGCGTACCGAGCGGAGGGGCAGAAGAAACCGGAGGCGCTGGTCAGGATCGAGGAGTTGACTGGGAAGACGATATATTTCTACCATGCGGATATAAGGGATGCGAAAGCTTTGagcaatatatttgaaaat CACAAAATAGACTCTGTGATCCACTTCGCAGCGCTGAAGGCGGTCGGCGAATCGGTGCAGAAGCCGCTCGAGTACTACCAGGCGAATATAACAGGCACCTGCACTCTGTTCGAG ACAATGCGCAAATACGGCGTGTACAAGCTGGTGTACAGTTCCTCCTGCACCGTGTACGGAGAGCCTCAGTCGCTGCCGATGAACGAGGCGCACCCCACCGGCGAC CTCACCAGCCCCTACGGGAAGTCCAAGTACTTCTGCGAGGAGATCATGAAGGACCTGTGCCTCAGCGATCAG AGCTGGGCAATAATCTCGCTGCGCTACTTCAACCCTGTGGGAGCGCATCACAGCGGACGCATCGGGGAAGATCCCATGGGCATTCCCAACAACCTGATGCCTTATATATCACAG GTGGCAGTGGGTCGTCTCCCCGAGCTGCAAGTGTTTGGTAACGACTACAAGACGGTGGACGGCACGGGCGTGCGCGACTACGTGCATGTGGCCGACCTCGCCGACGGACATGCGCGTGCGCTCAAACTGTTCCGACAGCCCGGCTTCAATGGATTCCATGCTATTAACTTGG GCACGGGCACAGGCTACTCGGTCCTGCAGATGGTGAAAGCGTTCGAGGAGGCCAGCGGTCGGTCGGTGCCGTACCGCGTGGTGGGGCGGCGCGCGGGCGACGTGGCGGCTAACTACGCAGACGTGGCGCTCGCCGCCCGCCTGCTGGCGTGGCGCGCCACACGCGACCTGCCAGACATGTGTCGCGACACGTGGCGCTGGCAGCGGGACAACCCTAAGGGGTATCAGGCGTAG